Proteins from a single region of Amblyomma americanum isolate KBUSLIRL-KWMA chromosome 10, ASM5285725v1, whole genome shotgun sequence:
- the LOC144106629 gene encoding uncharacterized protein LOC144106629, with product MASRSINAATVILFTTVPLLVLLQVAAASEVPHGCSWKETVYCYFKLTAHAFINYQLDDTGNINAEEHAKDCLRMTMPSVCHDQLSVCPAHVKANLSSFEEGYRQLRDFICDIDAVKGFLKVAASVPHTHLQRCLQKYQVQTSQSVDQCRETRASATCVAKLLQQTSPADYETLNAFNKRLHTALLMMHGCELPSEFTPDLDSSQTTIVPHSYILALVVAIFLLRLKSV from the exons ATGGCATCACGCAGCATCAACGCAGCGACGGTCATACTCTTCACCACAGTACCATTGCTCGTACTTCTCCAAGTTGCGGCGGCATCAGAAG ttccgcATGGATGTTCCTGGAAGGAGACGGTGTACTGCTACTTCAAACTCACTGCTCACGCTTTTATCAATTATCAACTAGACGACACAGGAAATATCAATGCCGAAGAGCACGCCAAAGATTGCCT GAGGATGACGATGCCATCGGTGTGCCACGATCAGCTTAGCGTTTGTCCCGCACATGTCAAAGCCAACCTGAGCTCTTTCGAAGAAGGTTACCGACAACTTCGAGATTTCATTTGTGACATAGATGCCGTTAaag GCTTTCTCAAGGTCGCTGCTTCCGTCCCGCACACTCACTTGCAGCGGTGCCTCCAAAAATATCAGGTCCAAACGTCCCAGTCTGTCGACCAATGCAG AGAGACCAGAGCGAGCGCAACGTGTGTCGCCAAGTTGCTCCAGCAAACTTCCCCTGCGGACTATGAAACGCTGAACGCATTTAACAAGCGACTGCACACGGCACTGCTGATGATGCATGGTTGTGAACTGCCGTCTGAGTTCACTCCCGACCTCGACAGCTCCCAGACCACTATTGTCCCTCACAGCTACATCTTGGCATTAGTGGTCGCCATCTTTCTATTACGCTTAAAAAGCGTGTAG
- the LOC144106322 gene encoding uncharacterized protein LOC144106322 isoform X2, which yields MAYILGVGYFVFTCGIFSATLLSVCAQVYHREDCAPTKVAQCFENYRLALFTIIYTPDVEDEIRRQARPKTCSSVITNYTQQEKGYEAARSLICDEKAYMDYVIAKTCINPQEQGICQTHKMLSVPQSAGGFDMKALECRNWWAPAVCYEKALKQPCPVPKETAVKSIKRGYRAAVLLTGCDEPSESHASMPSPNGSDAPVVSLMTLILLVTVCLFLWSRA from the exons ATGGCCTACATTTTGGGTGTTGGATACTTCGTCTTTACGTGCGGTATTTTCAGTGCCACCTTGCTTTCGGTCTGTGCACAAG TTTATCACAGGGAGGACTGCGCTCCAACCAAAGTGGCTCAGTGTTTCGAAAACTACCGACTAGCTTTGTTCACCATCATTTATACGCCGGATGTTGAAGACGAGATTCGGAGGCAAGCACGTCCTAAGACATGCAG CTCTGTGATCACCAACTACACTCAACAGGAGAAGGGTTACGAGGCTGCTCGAAGCCTTATCTGCGATGAAAAGGCATACATGG ATTACGTCATTGCCAAGACATGTATAAACCCCCAAGAACAAGGAATTTGCCAAACGCATAAAATGCTTTCTGTTCCACAATCTGCTGGCGGGTTCGATATGAAGGCATTGGAGTGTAG gAATTGGTGGGCACCGGCAGTTTGCTACGAAAAAGCATTGAAGCAACCGTGCCCTGTACCCAAGGAAACCGCCGTAAAGTCTATCAAAAGAGGCTACAGAGCGGCGGTACTGCTGACTGGCTGCGATGAACCAAGCGAATCACATGCGTCCATGCCATCTCCAAACGGGTCAGATGCACCCGTGGTATCTCTTATGACACTCATACTTCTGGTCACTGTGTGTCTATTTCTCTGGTCCAGGGCATAG
- the LOC144106322 gene encoding uncharacterized protein LOC144106322 isoform X1 has protein sequence MAYILGVGYFVFTCGIFSATLLSVCAQVYHREDCAPTKVAQCFENYRLALFTIIYTPDVEDEIRRQARPKTCRILEKKFPCHKNLALCPSSVITNYTQQEKGYEAARSLICDEKAYMDYVIAKTCINPQEQGICQTHKMLSVPQSAGGFDMKALECRNWWAPAVCYEKALKQPCPVPKETAVKSIKRGYRAAVLLTGCDEPSESHASMPSPNGSDAPVVSLMTLILLVTVCLFLWSRA, from the exons ATGGCCTACATTTTGGGTGTTGGATACTTCGTCTTTACGTGCGGTATTTTCAGTGCCACCTTGCTTTCGGTCTGTGCACAAG TTTATCACAGGGAGGACTGCGCTCCAACCAAAGTGGCTCAGTGTTTCGAAAACTACCGACTAGCTTTGTTCACCATCATTTATACGCCGGATGTTGAAGACGAGATTCGGAGGCAAGCACGTCCTAAGACATGCAG AATTTTGGAAAAGAAGTTTCCTTGTCACAAGAATCTTGCACTCTGTCCCAGCTCTGTGATCACCAACTACACTCAACAGGAGAAGGGTTACGAGGCTGCTCGAAGCCTTATCTGCGATGAAAAGGCATACATGG ATTACGTCATTGCCAAGACATGTATAAACCCCCAAGAACAAGGAATTTGCCAAACGCATAAAATGCTTTCTGTTCCACAATCTGCTGGCGGGTTCGATATGAAGGCATTGGAGTGTAG gAATTGGTGGGCACCGGCAGTTTGCTACGAAAAAGCATTGAAGCAACCGTGCCCTGTACCCAAGGAAACCGCCGTAAAGTCTATCAAAAGAGGCTACAGAGCGGCGGTACTGCTGACTGGCTGCGATGAACCAAGCGAATCACATGCGTCCATGCCATCTCCAAACGGGTCAGATGCACCCGTGGTATCTCTTATGACACTCATACTTCTGGTCACTGTGTGTCTATTTCTCTGGTCCAGGGCATAG